In Pseudomonas nunensis, a single window of DNA contains:
- a CDS encoding acetyl-CoA C-acyltransferase has protein sequence MTLSNDPIVIVSAVRTPMGGFQGELKSLTAPQLGAAAIKAAVERAGVASDAVDEVLFGCVLPAGLGQAPARQAALGAGLDKSTRCTTVNKMCGSGMETTILAHDMLVAGSAEVVIAGGMESMSNSPYLLDRARSGYRMGHGRVLDSMFLDGLEDAYDKGRLMGTFAEDCAETNGFSREAQDAFAIASTTRAQQAIKDGSFKAEIVPLTVTLGKEQVLISNDEQPPKAKLDKIASLKPAFRDGGTVTAANSSSISDGAAALVLMRRSEAEKRGLKPLAVIHGHAAFADTPGLFPVAPVGAIKKLIKKTGWSLDEVELFEINEAFAVVSLVTMSKLEIPHEKVNVHGGACALGHPIGASGARIIVTLLSALRQKGLKRGVAAICIGGGEATAMAVECLY, from the coding sequence ATGACCCTTTCCAACGATCCGATTGTTATTGTCAGCGCCGTTCGTACCCCGATGGGCGGTTTCCAGGGCGAACTGAAAAGCCTGACCGCACCTCAACTCGGTGCTGCAGCGATCAAGGCTGCGGTTGAACGTGCCGGTGTCGCCTCCGACGCGGTTGACGAAGTGCTGTTCGGTTGCGTGTTGCCCGCCGGCCTCGGCCAGGCGCCTGCACGTCAGGCTGCACTGGGCGCCGGGCTGGATAAATCGACCCGCTGCACCACCGTGAACAAGATGTGCGGTTCCGGCATGGAAACCACGATCCTAGCCCACGACATGCTGGTCGCTGGCAGTGCCGAGGTGGTGATCGCCGGTGGCATGGAAAGCATGTCCAACTCGCCGTATCTGCTGGACCGCGCACGTAGCGGTTACCGCATGGGCCATGGCCGGGTGCTGGATTCGATGTTCCTCGACGGCCTCGAAGACGCCTACGACAAGGGCCGCCTGATGGGCACCTTCGCCGAAGATTGCGCCGAGACCAACGGCTTCAGCCGCGAAGCTCAGGACGCGTTTGCCATTGCCTCGACCACCCGCGCGCAACAGGCGATCAAGGACGGCAGCTTCAAGGCCGAGATCGTGCCGCTGACCGTTACCTTGGGTAAAGAACAGGTGCTGATCAGCAACGACGAACAGCCACCGAAAGCCAAACTGGACAAGATCGCCTCGCTGAAACCGGCATTTCGTGATGGCGGCACCGTGACGGCGGCCAACTCCAGCTCGATCTCCGACGGCGCAGCGGCACTCGTATTGATGCGACGTTCCGAGGCCGAGAAACGCGGCCTCAAGCCATTGGCGGTGATCCATGGTCATGCGGCGTTTGCCGATACCCCGGGCCTGTTCCCGGTGGCCCCGGTCGGCGCGATCAAGAAGCTGATCAAGAAAACCGGTTGGTCGCTGGACGAAGTCGAGTTGTTTGAAATCAACGAAGCCTTCGCGGTGGTCAGCCTGGTGACCATGAGCAAACTTGAAATCCCCCACGAGAAGGTCAACGTCCACGGCGGCGCCTGTGCGTTGGGCCATCCGATTGGTGCGTCCGGTGCGCGGATCATCGTGACCTTGCTCTCGGCCCTGCGCCAGAAAGGCTTGAAACGCGGCGTTGCGGCGATTTGTATTGGCGGCGGCGAAGCAACGGCCATGGCCGTGGAATGCCTGTACTGA